The Pocillopora verrucosa isolate sample1 chromosome 14, ASM3666991v2, whole genome shotgun sequence genome has a segment encoding these proteins:
- the LOC131778297 gene encoding prestin, whose product MTRLYMLEWQNSRLQSKMESPVERASSRQSRDIDIARNVYDESFFTASKRHGSPLSSKEDSTKKSRYLNAVRRKLSPSSCSWSGFISVLTQLMPIIRWLPKYNFKEDLFPDLNGGVTVAVMHIPQGLAFAMLASLPPVTGLYTAIVPVLLYMIMGTSRHLSVGSFAVICLMVAQVVEREVGHMPATPSPAPGNSSMPSPSPTSGGSALWSPYDSAKLEVAISLSLLVGIIQVIMGVAKLGVVATYLSDPLISGFTTGSAVLVVNSQLKHILGLTVPRITGSFAAVKIFIHMMKNIPSANVGAVITGLLCLFLLIGLKEINVRFKDKLKVPIPAELLVVVVGTAISYGAAINANFGTPIIGEIPKGLPPLSVPSLSKISNIFSDAFVIAVVIFATNISLSTMFAKKRGYSVDPNQELIAYGAGNIGGSFFSCFPICNALARTAVQENLANTQLCSVVVIILVLLVLLFIAPLFFHLPKAILAAVVIANLVGLLKQFRRLRQLWGIHKPDAIVWFFSCFGVILLGVGLGLGVGVICALFIVVFSLSRSKYTILGRVKETELYRDINQWPSAFEVRSVKVVRLESPLFFGNAERFREALIDATGVDPSSQQEAPKLGNDGEKHDLLKNKSGGNSYGGIPGVKPIPEDKGRTSRTAAVEVDEPQTSIRAIVIDCSSFTSIDSVGLQTLPSLLSEFKKAGVKIYLAGCSSNLIKRLASPSERSAIQAIPRHAMFPSIHDAVTSAARSRNNPLSGEDGESCL is encoded by the exons ATGACGCGACTATATATGCTTGAATGGCAAAACTCTCGTCTTCAGAGTAAGATGGAGTCACCCGTAGAGCGGGCAAGTTCCCGCCAAAGCCGTGACATAGATATCGCCAGAAACGTTTACGACGAAAGCTTCTTCACTGCATCAAAACGCCATGGCTCTCCATTGAGTAGCAAAGAAGACTCAACGAAGAAGAGCCGTTACTTGAATGCCGTTCGTCGAAAGCTTTCTCCGAGTTCGTGTTCATGGAGTGGATTCATCTCTGTGCTGACTCAGCTCATGCCGATTATTCGTTGGTTACCAAAATACAACTTCAAAGAAGATTTGTTTCCCGACTTAAATGGAGGTGTTACGGTCGCTGTCATGCATATTCCTCAAG GACTCGCATTCGCCATGCTGGCTTCTCTTCCGCCGGTCACGGGACTTTACACCGCCATTGTCCCAGTATTGCTTTATATGATCATGGGTACATCACGTCACTTGTCTGTAG GTAGTTTTGCAGTCATTTGTTTGATGGTGGCACAAGTTGTTGAACGCGAAGTAGGTCACATGCCCGCAACACCCAGTCCCGCACCAGGTAATAGCTCGATGCCCAGTCCTTCTCCGACAAGTGGAGGCTCCGCGTTATGGTCACCCTACGATTCGGCCAAATTGGAAGTCGCCATTTCCCTCTCCTTACTCGTTGGCATCATCCAG GTTATCATGGGAGTGGCGAAGCTGGGGGTTGTGGCGACGTACTTGTCGGATCCATTGATCAGCGGTTTCACCACAGGATCAGCGGTGCTTGTTGTCAACAGCCAATTGAAACATATACTTGGACTAACAGTTCCTCGGATCACCGGATCATTTGCCGCAGTGAAG ATCTTTATTCATATGATGAAAAACATTCCCTCGGCGAACGTTGGAGCCGTAATTACAGGCCTGCTCTGTCTTTTTCTGTTGATTGgactgaaagaaataaacgtTAGATTCAAGGACAAACTGAAAGTTCCCATCCCTGCTGAACTTCTAGTG GTTGTTGTCGGAACTGCCATCTCATATGGTGCGGCCATTAATGCGAACTTTGGTACACCGATCATAGGAGAAATACCGAAGGG ACTTCCCCCTCTGAGTGTACCATCTTTATCCAAGATCTCGAACATTTTCTCAGACGCCTTTGTCATCGCAGTGGTGATATTTGCTACAAACATCTCGCTAAGTACGATGTTTGCTAAGAAGCGTGGTTACTCAGTCGATCCGAACCAG GAGCTGATTGCGTATGGAGCAGGAAACATTGGTGGATCTTTTTTTTCGTGTTTCCCGATCTGCAATGCTTTAGCGCGTACAGCGGTACAGGAAAACCTTGCAAACACTCAG CTTTGCAGCGTGGTTGTGATCATCTTGGTCCTTCTCGTTCTACTGTTTATTGCTCcactttttttccatcttcCAAAG GCTATCCTAGCTGCAGTTGTGATCGCCAATCTCGTTGGCCTGCTCAAACAATTTAGACGGCTGCGGCAGTTATGGGGAATTCACAAACCTGATGCG ATTGTAtggtttttctcttgttttggtGTCATACTGCTGGGAGTTGGTCTTGGACTTGGTGTAGGCGTGATCTGCGCCTTATTTATAGTGGTTTTCTCTCTTTCCAG GTCCAAGTACACAATCCTTGGAAGAGTAAAAGAGACTGAGTTATATCGTGACATCAACCAATGGCCCTCG gctTTTGAGGTCCGTAGTGTGAAGGTGGTGAGACTCGAGTCTCCTCTTTTCTTTGGTAACGCGGAGCGCTTCAGAGAGGCACTTATTGATGCCACTGGAGTGGATCCCAGTTCTCAACAGGAAGCACCCAAACTGGGAAACGACGGCGAAAAACATGATCTTCTCAAGAACAAAAGCGGTGGAAACAGTTACGGAGGAATCCCTGGCGTT AAACCAATTCCTGAGGACAAGGGTAGGACCTCAAGGACAGCTGCCGTTGAAGTTGATGAGCCGCAAACCAGCATTCGCGCTATCGTCATTGATTGTAGCAGTTTTACTTCTATCGATTCTGTTGGACTTCAAACGCTTCCCTCT CTTCTATCGGAGTTCAAGAAAGCTGGAGTTAAGATATACCTAGCTGGTTGCTCAT CAAACCTCATTAAAAGGCTCGCAAGTCCCTCTGAGAGGTCCGCTATACAGGCCATTCCACGTCACGCGATGTTTCCATCCATTCATGACGCCGTTACATCAGCCGCACGATCACGTAACAACCCA CTTTCGGGAGAAGACGGTGAGTCATGTTTGTAA